Proteins from a genomic interval of Lolium perenne isolate Kyuss_39 chromosome 1, Kyuss_2.0, whole genome shotgun sequence:
- the LOC127339427 gene encoding F-box protein At5g18160-like has protein sequence MTPPGSPVPPSPKRRRLPTSSRATSSTQTPSTLGNVSNDILFDILSRVPVKSACRLRCVSSEWCTLISKPDFLAAHRSRARHVEPLVAVFSFHQEPSKLGADLRLLDTDGNVVREIKIKDGGGSRKIIGPDLICVADGHYSGACVVDPTTGEVLWTRSRFRVSPSPPHLWRDINRNPKLTFGFGRAIPSGEYKLVCLVDSKSCQVLNVRDGVGWTNAPPPPTRVRYGWNSMAVANGILHVLASHDIDLNIIHCFDLESENWKKTIEGPEKVVGHQLWKKTTTAVGIAELKGSVCIAQAEAQVTNIWLLTDSDNWVKTYTIPMAPKTYLYMPLGMTPDGGKLLFRCSSYYTPAEVVRIYDLSTNTCKDVTKTSATRGHRSRLSLCNLHLDSFISARMP, from the coding sequence ATGACGCCTCCAGGATCACCCGTTCCACCCTCGCCGAAACGCCGCCGACTTCCTACATCCTCCCGCGCAACAAGCAGCACACAGACACCATCGACACTCGGCAATGTCTCGAACGACATACTCTTTGATATCCTCTCCAGAGTGCCGGTGAAGTCTGCGTGCCGACTCCGGTGTGTCTCCAGCGAGTGGTGCACCCTCATCTCCAAGCCAGACTTTCTGGCCGCGCACAGGTCCCGCGCCCGCCACGTTGAGCCTCTCGTTGCCGTTTTCTCCTTCCACCAAGAGCCTAGCAAACTAGGCGCCGACCTACGGCTTTTGGACACGGATGGCAATGTTGTGCGCGAGATCAAGATCAAGGATGGAGGTGGATCGAGGAAAATCATCGGTCCAGACCTCATCTGCGTTGCAGACGGTCATTATTCCGGCGCGTGCGTGGTCGACCCAACCACCGGAGAAGTGCTCTGGACCCGCTCGAGGTTCAGGGTGTCACCAAGTCCGCCACATTTGTGGAGGGACATTAACAGAAACCCCAAATTAACCTTTGGCTTTGGCCGCGCTATCCCATCCGGTGAGTACAAGCTGGTCTGCCTCGTGGACAGCAAGAGCTGCCAGGTCCTTAATGTAAGAGATGGGGTCGGGTGGACAAATGCACCGCCGCCGCCAACCCGTGTCCGGTATGGCTGGAATAGTATGGCTGTTGCGAATGGTATCTTGCACGTCTTGGCGTCACACGACATAGACCTGAACATCATACATTGCTTTGACCTTGAGAGCGAGAATTGGAAGAAGACAATTGAAGGCCCAGAAAAAGTAGTCGGTCACCAATTGTGGAAGAAAACAACAACGGCGGTCGGTATAGCCGAGCTCAAGGGGTCCGTTTGCATAGCCCAGGCAGAGGCCCAAGTCACCAACATATGGCTTCTAACTGATTCTGACAACTGGGTCAAGACTTACACAATACCGATGGCTCCAAAAACCTATTTGTATATGCCTTTGGGGATGACGCCTGATGGAGGAAAGCTGCTCTTCCGATGTTCTTCTTATTACACACCAGCAGAGGTCGTACGAATCTATGATCTTTCCACCAACACGTGCAAGGATGTCACCAAGACATCAGCCACCCGTGGCCATAGAAGTAGATTAAGTCTTTGCAACTTACACTTGGATAGTTTTATCTCGGCAAGGATGCCATAG